A genomic stretch from Helianthus annuus cultivar XRQ/B chromosome 1, HanXRQr2.0-SUNRISE, whole genome shotgun sequence includes:
- the LOC110930613 gene encoding uncharacterized protein LOC110930613 — translation MASNSWWSSGSSNEEEMFFRKRCGAHEKLVNDYFSDAPLYNADIFRRRFRMSRRLFTQIADDLVRVDPFFTQEPDARNYEGFTTLQKCTAAIRQLAYGTVADALDEYLQMSAKTTRECLYRICHNVVKLYSKKYLRKPNAYDVQQLYQAHEARHGFPEMLGSIDCMHWAWHNCPTAWRGQYTRGSLNDLNVLYQSMIFSDVVNGTGPDTRFTVSGVECRRGYYLANGKYPSWSTIIKTIPFPEDEKRKKFAKRQEAARKDTERRAICEYDENASYGNTLPVEPTQQDLNSSALTNDYTHANLQQDLVEHIWNNANDGDGDEDEDE, via the exons ATGGCATCTAATTCTTGGTGGTCCTCGGGTTCTTCGAACGAAGAGGAGATGTTTTTTCGCAAACGCTGTG GAGCGCACGAGAAATTGGTGAATGATTATTTTTCGGATGCACCCCTTTACAACGCCGACATTTTCAGACGAAGGTTCCGAATGAGTCGCCGGTTATTCACACAGATTGCTGATGATTTGGTGAGGGTAGACCCGTTTTTCACGCAAGAACCCGATGCTCGGAATTATGAAGGGTTCACCACGTTACAAAAGTGTACtgcggccattcgccaactggcGTACGGGACAGTGGCCGACGCTTTGGACGAGTACTTACAGATGTCGGCAAAAACTACGCGAGAATGTTTGTATCGGATTTGCCATAATGTGGTGAAACTGTATAGCAAAAAATATTTGCGGAAACCAAACGCGTATGATGTTCAACAGTTGTATCAAGCTCATGAAGCACGGCACGGGTTTCCGGAAATGCTTGGTAGCATTGATTGTATGCATTGGGCGTGGCATAACTGCCCGACTGCGTGGCGCGGCCAATACACGCGAG GTTCACTCAACGACCTCAACGTGTTATACCAATCGATGATCTTTAGCGATGTCGTTAATGGAACCGGTCCGGACACCCGTTTTACAGTTTCTGGGGTTGAGTGTAGACGTGGGTATTATCTTGCTAACGGAAAATATCCGTCTTGGTCTACAATTATCAAGACTATTCCATTTCCCGAGGacgaaaaaaggaaaaaattcgCCAAGCGTCAAGAAGCTGCAAGAAAAGACACCGAAC GTCGGGCGATTTGTGAGTATGATGAGAATGCATCTTACGGGAATACTCTCCCAGTAGAGCCGACGCAACAGGATTTAAACTCGTCCGCGCTAACCAACGACTACACGCATGCAAACCTTCAACAGGATTTGGTAGAACATATATGGAACAACGCAAACGACGGGGACGGTGACGAAGACGAAGACGAGTAG